In Desulfomonilia bacterium, a single genomic region encodes these proteins:
- a CDS encoding efflux RND transporter periplasmic adaptor subunit has translation MNRMKSFFSLKGLRPETIIKITSAALVLSLFLGAGCEKIKMMKVKKMLGNQETAVSVMTVKPKDTPIVFEYIGETESSHMVEIRARVQGFLDQQLYEEGRMVKANQPMFIIDQKPFKANLQAAKGQLAQQEARHSTALANLNRIRPLAAKNAVSQKDLDDAVGQEQETAAAVIAAKAQVTEAELNLSYTVISSPIDGLSSNAKKQTGSYISAGPDSLLTYVAQIDPMWVNFSISENEYLSLVKQTQTKEMIIPEYGDFDVEIVLADGSVYPQKGKLMFADPSFSLETGTFLVRAQVNNSKGMLKPGEFVRVRMKGAIRPNAITVARSSVLQGAKGNFVWIIKNDGKASVRQIVLGQWVGNDVIVNSGLFAGDKVVVDGFQKLSEGQKVDKITEVAASTDNKPQSVSVAKTK, from the coding sequence ATGAACCGAATGAAATCATTTTTTTCATTAAAAGGGCTGAGACCGGAAACAATCATAAAGATCACTTCAGCGGCGCTTGTTCTGTCCTTATTCCTGGGCGCGGGATGCGAAAAAATTAAAATGATGAAAGTAAAGAAAATGCTGGGCAACCAGGAAACCGCAGTAAGCGTCATGACAGTCAAGCCGAAGGATACTCCTATTGTTTTCGAGTACATCGGAGAGACCGAAAGTTCCCATATGGTCGAGATCAGGGCAAGGGTCCAGGGGTTCCTCGATCAGCAGCTTTACGAAGAAGGGCGCATGGTAAAGGCAAACCAGCCCATGTTCATTATAGACCAGAAGCCTTTCAAGGCTAACCTGCAGGCGGCAAAAGGACAGCTTGCCCAGCAGGAGGCCAGGCATTCGACCGCACTTGCCAACCTGAACAGGATAAGGCCTCTGGCTGCAAAGAATGCGGTCAGCCAGAAGGATCTTGATGATGCGGTCGGACAGGAGCAGGAAACAGCAGCCGCTGTCATCGCAGCAAAAGCCCAAGTGACAGAGGCTGAACTCAACCTGAGCTACACGGTAATAAGCTCACCGATTGACGGCCTGTCTTCAAACGCCAAGAAGCAGACCGGAAGCTACATATCCGCAGGGCCGGACAGCCTTCTTACATATGTCGCCCAGATTGATCCCATGTGGGTCAACTTCAGCATTTCCGAAAATGAATATCTGAGCCTTGTTAAGCAGACGCAGACAAAAGAAATGATAATACCGGAGTATGGAGACTTCGATGTCGAGATAGTCCTTGCCGATGGCTCCGTTTACCCCCAGAAAGGCAAGCTCATGTTCGCAGACCCGTCCTTCAGTCTTGAAACCGGCACATTCCTTGTAAGGGCTCAGGTCAACAATTCGAAAGGAATGCTGAAACCGGGGGAATTCGTAAGGGTCCGCATGAAGGGAGCAATCAGGCCTAATGCGATTACAGTTGCCAGGAGTTCGGTGCTTCAAGGCGCAAAAGGCAATTTCGTATGGATAATCAAAAACGACGGCAAGGCATCGGTCAGACAGATAGTTCTGGGACAATGGGTCGGCAACGATGTCATAGTCAACAGCGGCCTGTTCGCCGGTGACAAGGTCGTTGTCGACGGTTTCCAGAAGCTTTCGGAAGGCCAGAAAGTCGATAAGATTACCGAGGTCGCCGCTTCCACCGACAACAAACCTCAAAGTGTGTCTGTGGCAAAAACCAAGTAG